From the Saccharobesus litoralis genome, one window contains:
- the tsf gene encoding translation elongation factor Ts, with protein MAITAALVKELRERTGAGMMDCKKALVETDGDIELAIENMRKNGQAKAAKKAGNIAAEGTILVAQGEGFAALVEVNCQTDFVAKDENFLGFANQVAEAAAASKVTVEALKEQFEEQRVTLVAKIGENINIRRLEYVDGDSLASYRHGDRIGVVVAGDADAETLKHVAMHVAASKPDYVNPEDVPADVVEKEKAIQIDIAMNEGKPAEIAEKMVTGRMKKFTGEVSLTGQAFIMEPKKTVGAFLKEKGASVSTFIRLEVGEGIEKKEEDFAAEVAAQMEAAKKA; from the coding sequence ATGGCAATCACTGCTGCTTTAGTAAAAGAACTTCGCGAGCGCACTGGCGCTGGTATGATGGATTGTAAAAAAGCTCTTGTTGAAACTGATGGTGACATTGAGCTAGCAATCGAAAATATGCGTAAAAATGGTCAAGCGAAAGCGGCCAAAAAAGCAGGTAATATTGCAGCTGAAGGTACTATCCTTGTCGCTCAAGGCGAAGGTTTTGCTGCATTAGTTGAAGTTAACTGCCAAACAGATTTCGTAGCTAAGGATGAAAACTTCTTAGGTTTTGCTAACCAAGTAGCTGAAGCTGCTGCGGCTAGCAAAGTAACTGTTGAAGCATTAAAAGAACAGTTTGAAGAACAACGTGTAACGTTAGTTGCTAAAATTGGTGAAAATATCAACATTCGTCGTTTGGAGTATGTTGATGGTGACAGCCTAGCTTCATACCGTCACGGCGACCGTATCGGTGTTGTTGTAGCTGGTGATGCAGACGCTGAAACATTAAAGCACGTTGCTATGCACGTTGCTGCAAGTAAGCCTGATTACGTTAATCCAGAAGACGTACCTGCTGACGTTGTTGAAAAAGAAAAAGCTATCCAAATCGATATCGCGATGAACGAAGGTAAGCCTGCGGAAATCGCTGAGAAGATGGTTACTGGTCGTATGAAGAAGTTCACTGGTGAAGTTTCTCTTACTGGTCAAGCTTTCATCATGGAACCGAAGAAAACAGTTGGTGCTTTCCTTAAAGAGAAAGGCGCAAGTGTTTCTACTTTCATTCGCTTAGAAGTCGGTGAAGGTATTGAGAAAAAAGAAGAAGATTTTGCAGCAGAAGTTGCTGCTCAAATGGAAGCAGCTAAAAAAGCTTAA